CCGGTTATTTATAAGCAGATGGAAAACGCCCGGTGTGAACTACCTCGACCTCAGGCTCCGGTTCGCTCCCGAGGTGCGGCATCCGATCCACCAGTTCATCGACGCCTCCGACGCGGTCGACCGGGACGTGCTCGTTCACGGCAACACCCTCGGCGACGAGGACACCTTCCTGTTCTACGTCGTCGGCGACCGCAACCCCTACGCCGCCGCGCTTGCGGCCGCCGAGAGTGTCATCGACTTCGAGATCACCGAGATCGACGACCGGAGTTTTTATACCTTTTTGAAGCAGCAGCGGCCGGACGTCGACGAGGCGATGTTCGCCGCGTTCCAGCGAACCGGCGTGATCGTCGTCCCGCCGATCCAGTTTTTGCCTGACGGCGTAGCGACGCTGACCGTTGTCGGCGAGGCAGAAGCCCTCCAGTCGACGCTCCAGTCGCTGCCGGCCGCGGTCGACGTCACCGTCGAACGCGTCGGCGACTATGACTGGCGGCAGTCGCTGTTCGATCCCGGCCTGACCGACCGCCAGCGCGAGGCGGTTCGGGCCGCCGTCGACGCCGACTACTACGCGGTCCCCCGCGAAGGCAGTATCGAGGCTGTCGCCGACACACTGGACTGCTCGACGAGCACGGCCGCAGAACACCTCCGCAAAGCCGAAGCGGCGGTGATGGCCGCGTTCTGTCGACTCCGCGACTACGAGTAATCCTTTCAGAGATCGTCGACCCAGTCGGCGTTCGACCGATGTTGGGCCGCCACCACCGAGATGCCACGCTGATCGAGCAGGCCGTCCTCGGTCAACACGCCGGTCACGAGATCGCCCGGCGTCAGATCGAAAACCGGATTCCGGACCGTGATCGCTTCACCCCCGTCGTAGACCGCCGTCTCCGGTCCCTGCTCGGGATGGAACGTGTCGTCGGTGGCGACCTTATCGCGTGCTGCAACCACATACACCGGGAGATCAGCGCGCTCGGCGGCCAACGCGAGCGCTCGCGTGCCGACCTTGTTGACGATATCACCGTTTGGGAGGATGGTGTCCGCACCGACGAGGACAGCTTCGAACTCTCGATCCGACAACACTGCAGGGAGCGCCGCATCGGTCGTCACCGTCACGTCGAGGCCCTTCCGGGCGAGGGATTCGGCGATCTCGATTCCCTCGCGGTTGGGTCGGGATTCGGCAACCGTAACGGGCGCACCGAGTTCGGTGAGTGCATCCTCGACGGTGCCGGACCACGAGAGCGTCGCAATCGGTCCCTCGATGCGGTTGGCGGCGGTTTCGGCCGCGGTCGCATCGGCATCGAGTGCCGCACCGATCTCTTCGATGGCCCGGTCGTGGACCGCGCTTGTCGACTGCTCGGCGGTGGTCATCACGCGATTGAGCCGGTTTTCCAACACCGCCATACTCGGCCGAGCATCTTGGAGTTCGAGTGCCGTTTCGACCAACTCTCTCCAGTCGCTGGCGACCGCCGCCCGGTCTCGAACCACCTCTAAGGCCCGAATCGACAGCGTGGCCGCCCCATGGATCGTATCGGCCCCAATCGTCGTCGGCGAGGGTGCGACCTGCTCGTAGGCCTCCCATAACCCGGCCACTGTCTCGCGTTCGAGCATCGCCGTCGGCGACACCCATTCGACGGTTTCGACACCCTCGACCGCCCCGATATCACGGCCCGGCGAATCGAACAGGACCGGGTGAATCGTTCGCTCGCGGCCCGCCTCCCGCGCGGTGAACGACTCGCCCGCGTAGGCTAAGGTTACCGACGACAGCCCGGTCGCCGACAGCACGAGTCGACGGGCCGCGTCGACGGCGCTGGTACCTTCGTCGATCCGCGCGGAGATCCCATCCCAGTGGCCGGGCGCGATGTCGACGTCGCCCCCACGCCGTGTCAGCAGCACCTCTCCACGGTTCCGGATGAACGCAATGACGATCTCTGTCATCGTTCTACTGTTGTCGCCGACCGATACCATGGTTTCCATTGTTCTAGTATCTTATACATCTGTGAGGTCAGTATTCGAGACGGAGCGTTGTCGCCGACACCGGTTCGACCGGCCCCTATCGTCGGCCTTTTTGAGTCGACAGTTCAAACACATGCCATGGAACTATTCGCTGTCGCCGATATCCCGGAAGTAACGCCGGGCGATGATCTCGCTTCGCTCATCCGCGAGCGGGTCGACCTCCGACCCGATGACGTCGTCTGTGTCGCCAGCACGGTCGTCTCGAAGGCCGAAGGCCGGATCGCCGACCTCGACGACTACCCTGCCGGACCACGCGCCCGTGAGATCGCCGACCATCTTTCTGATCTCGAAGACCGCGAGAAAGATCCACGATTTGCGCAGGCAGTGCTCGAAGAGAGCGTCGAGATCATCATGGAGTCGCCGTTTTTGCTCACCGAAACGCGGTTCGGTCACGTCGGCGTCAACGCGGGTATCGACCGCTCGAACGTGCCGGACGGCGACCTGCTTCTCCTCCCCAAGCGGCCCAGCGAAAGCGCGGCGCGAATCCAGACCGAACTGCCGGCCGACCAAGTGATCGTCACCGACACCTGTGGTCGACCGTTCCGCTACGGCCAGCGCGGGGTCGCCATCGGCTGGGACGGCATGCCTGCAAGCCGCGACTGGCGCGGACAGGTCGACCGCGACGGCCGCGAAATGGGTGTGACGGTCCAGAACGTCATCGACGAACTCGCCGCCGCCGCCAACCTCGTCGCCGGTGAGGGCAACGGTGGCACGCCGGTTGTCGTCGTCCGAGGGTTCGAGTTCGGCGACCTGCCGGGGAGTCAGAACCACTTCCGTGATCTGGATGGCGACTACGTTCGCCAAGCCTTGCGTGGCTGGTCCCACAGCCCAACGGAAGGTGAAGCCTAATGTTCGGGATCGAACTCACGCCCGAACACCCAATCGAGCGACTCACTGATCTCGGGGTTCGGGCCGAGGACGCTGGCTACGACACCCTGTTTTCCTCGTGTCACTACAACAACCGCGATGCGTTCGCCGCGCTCCACCACATCGGCGCAGCCACTGACGAACTTCGTGTCGGACCGGGTGTCGCCAACCCCTTTGAGATCCATCCCGTCACGCTGGCTTCGAAAGTTGCCACCATCGACGAGGCGACCGAGGGACGAGCTGTCTTCGGCATCGGACCGGGCGATCCGTCGACGCTCTCAAACCTCGGTTACGCCGACGACCGCGGCCTTCGCCCGGTGCTTGAGGCGTTTAAAACCGCCCAGAAACTCTGGGCCGGCGAGCGCGTCAACAACGACGGCACCTTCGAGGCAACCGACGCCGGACTCAACTACGAACCACCGAGCGGCAGCGACATTCCAGTGTACGTCGGCGGCGAGGGCCCGCATATGTGCCGGATGGCCGCCAAACACGCCGGTGGACTGCTGTTTAACGGTTCCCACGAGGCCGACCTCGCGTGGGCCCGCGACCAAGTTGAAAAGGGACTCGCCGACCGCCCGGACTCCCGCGGCGAGTTCGATCTCGCGGCCTACGCGAGTGTGAGCGTCGACGAAGACCGAAAAGCCGCCCGCGAGGCCGCCCGGCCGCCGGTCGCCTTTATTACGGCCGGGGCGGCTCCGCCGGTCCTAGATCGGCACAACGTCGACAAGCAGACCGCAAACGAAATCGGCGACAACATCAGTGCCGGAGAGTTCTCCGAGGCCTTCGAACTGGTCACCCCGGGGATGATCGATGCCTTCTGTATGGCCGGAACGGTCGATGCGGTCAGCGACCGGATGGCCGCTGTCCTCGATCACGCCGATAGCATCGTTGTCGGCTCACCGCTTGGGCCGGATCTGGAGAACGCCATCGACCTCGCAGCCGAAGCCTACGACCGCGTCGACTAACTGGGCGTAGAGACTGTTTACCGATCGTAGGTGCCGAATAACGAACTTCTGTCGTTTTATTGCGGTGTGAGTCATGGCTATTGGTTTTGTGTACCATCTGATACCGTTTGATACTGTTCAGTACCAATAGATTCCACAGAGAACCAGCTGTGGCCGTTACTCGATTCGGTCGCCGGGACCCCGACCGAGATTCGGCAGCGGGATGCCGAGCGCGCCGAGGGCGCTGTATCCCAGCACGCCGACCGAAAGCAGGATGAAGACGGTTCCGGTGGCGACGATTACCGCCGACAGGGGGCTTCGAAGCGCGACCTCGCCGAGCAGCCCCGGCATCTGGATCGCATCAGTGAGCAGGCGGACGATGAAGTCGACGAACACATTCATAGCTCCTGTTTTGAACTCCCGGTATATGTGTGTTCAGGTATCACCGACCAGTCGAGACCCGAACCGCTTTCGTGTTAGGGAAACCAAGCAATGGCAATGAGTACCCTACTCTGGATTCTCACTGGGATTTTGGCCTACTCGGTCATTGCGGTCCTCCTCGATAGACGGGGGGTGTTGCCCGACTCCTTCAAGGTGTCTGGCCCGCTGATGACGATCCACACCGGCCGCGGCCGTGCCTTTCTCAACTGGTTGTCGACCCCGAAACGCGCTTGGCGAGCGCTTGCGAACATCGGCGTCGGGATCGCGCTGGTGACGATGGTCGGCACGTTCTTCATGCTGATCGTCCAGAGCGTCTCGATCCTGCAGTCGCCGCCCGCCGAGACCGTCCTCCAGAACCCACGTAACGCGCTGGTCATCCCCGGCGTCAACGAGTTCCTCCCGCTGTCTGTCGCGCCCGAAATCATCATCGGGCTCCTCGTCGGGCTGGTCGTCCACGAGGGTGGCCACGGACTGCTCTGTCGCGTCGAGAACATCGATATCGACTCGATGGGGGTCGTGCTGTTCGCCCTGCTGCCCATCGGTGCGTTCGTCGAACCCGACGAGAAGAGTGCCGGCGAGGCAAATCGCGGGGCCCGAACCCGCATGTTCGCCGCGGGCGTGCTGAACAACTTGTTGATCACCGCGCTCGTGTTCGCACTGCTTTTCGGCCCGGTCGGGAGTGCGATTGCGGTCGCTCCGGGTGCGGGCGTCGGCGGAGTCTTCCCGAACAGTGCGGCCGAGTTTGCCGACATCGAGCAAGGAGATCGGATCGTTGCCGTCGACGGAGTCACCGTCGATTCGAACGCAGATCTGTCGACGGTGCTCGACGAGACCACCGCCGAGACGCTGTCGGTCGAACTGGCTGACGGTCGGACAGTGACTGTCGAACGGTCGGCGTTCGTCACCGGACTATCCGAGGATTCACCGTTTGCTGGCGAGACGGGACTCTCGGTCAACGATACGATTACCGCGGTCAACGAGACGCCCGTCTCGACCGAACGCGGGATCAAGGCGGCGGCCGCAAATGAGTCAGTCGTCACCCTTACCTACAGTAACAGTACCTCCGGCGAAGAGCGGACGACTACCGGCCCGCTGGGTGTGTTGACACAGGTCTCGGATGGTGGACCACTGGACTCCGACGGCGCACCGACCGGCGAGCGCATTGTGATAACCAGTATCGATGGCGAGCGAATCCTTGATTTCGAGGACGTCACAGCGGTACTCGATGATCGAGAGCCCGGCGAGACTGTCTCGGTCGTCGCCTACGTCGACGGCGAGCGGGACCAATACAGTGCCGAGCTCGCCAGCGAACCCGACGGCTGGGTTGAGTCCACTGTCGAGTTTTTCACTGGTGAGTCCGACGACGACGACCGGGCCATCGTTGGGATTCTCGGCGGTGCGTCGCTGAGCGGGGTCGGCGTCGACGGGTTCGGTATTCAGTCATACCCCGCCGATCAGTTCCTCGCTGTGCTCTCCGGAGATATCGGTGACGGGCTGGCAATCTCGCTGTTGTTCCTGCTGATCTTGCCGTTTGCCTCGATTGTCGACCCAGCGTTCGGCTTTAATTTCGCTGGCTTCGTCGACGCCAACGCCGCCTTCTACGAGGTCGTCGGTCCGCTGTCGGTACTCGGCGAGGGCGGGGTGTTCCTGCTGGCCAATATCCTGTTTTGGACCGGCTGGATCAACGTCAACCTCGCGCTGTTCAACTGCATTCCGGCGTTCCCGCTCGACGGGGGTCGGATTCTGCGAACGTCGACCGAATCGATTGTCTCGCGGCTCCCGATTGACTCCAAACCCGCCTTCACGCGGGCGATCACCACTAGCGTCGGTCTGATTATGCTGGTCAGCCTCGTGCTCATGATCTTCGGGCCGCGGCTGTTGAACTGATTCCTCGGGACCGTCGCTTTTTGGGTCGGCTCGACACGCAAAACCCATACTTCCAGCGAGAGAAGGGTTAGCTATGCCCGAAGCTCCACAGACAGAGGAAGGCTGGTACGTGCTGCACGATTTTCGGACGATTGATTGGGACGCGTGGCGCGAAACCCCCGACGCAGAGCGACAGCGCGCGATCAGCGAGGGCGTCGACTACTTCGAGCGCCACGAGGCGGTCGACGAGGAAGCCTCGGCGGTGTTCTCTATCCTCGGTCACAAAGCCGACCTGCTGATTTTGCATCTCCGACCCACGCTCGATGCGGTCTCGCGTGCCGAACGCCAGTTCGAAACCACTGCCCTTGCAGGCGTCACCGATCAGTCGACGTCCTACGTTTCGGTCACCGAGGTCTCGGGCTACGTTTCGGACGACTACTTCACCGAGGGCGGCGAGGTCGACACGGGCCTCAAACGATACATCGAGGGGAAACTCGAACCCGAGATCCCGGACGACGAGTACGTCTCGTTTTACCCGATGAGTAAGCGTCGCGGCGAGGAGTACAACTGGTACGACCTCTCGTTCGACGACCGCGCCGAACTGATGAGCGGCCACGGCGAGACCGGCAAAGGGTACGCCGGCAAGATCAAACAGGTCATCTCTTCGTCGGTCGGTTTCGACGACCACGAGTGGGGCGTGACGCTGTTTGCGGCCGAGCCGACTGATATCAAGGATATCGTCTACGAGATGCGGTTCGACGAGGCAACCTCGAAGTACGGCGAGTTCGGCTCCTTCTACATCGGTCGACGCTTCCCGCCGAGCGATCTGGGAGCGTATCTCGCTGGCGAGACGGTCCCGACGGGCGAGGCCGACCAGTCGGGAGGCCACCCACACGGGGAGACTGCGGGCCACGGTGAGGGCCATGCACACGGTGACTCCCACGATCATGACGAGGACCATGCTCACGGTCATGACGAAGATCACGCCCACAGTCATGACGAAGATCACGCCCACAGTCACGACGAGTCGACCGCCGACAGCGAGGACCCAGCAGACGAGGAGTCGATCCGCGGCGAGTTGGCCGATCTCGACATCTATGCGGGCAAACCCCACGGCGAGGACGTGTATGCGACGGTGCTCTACTCGAAGGCCGACCGAACCGAGCTGTTCGAGGAGGTCGACGGACTCAGAAAGAACTTCGATCACTACGATACCCACGTCAAAACCGCTGTCTACGGCGCGAAAGACGACAGCCGAAACGCGGTCGTCTCCATCTGGGAAACCGCCAGCGCCGCCGACACCGCCGCGGGCTTCCTCTCGGAACTCCCCGACATCGTCGAGCGGGCAGGCGAGGAATCGGGCTTCGGCACGATGGGGATGTTCTACACCGTCAAACCCGATTCCCGCGAGGACTTTGTCGACAAGTTCGACACCGTCGGCGAGGTGCTCGCCGAGACGGAGGGCCACATTGAGACGGATCTCATGGTGAACCACGAGGACGAAAACGATATGTTCATCGCCAGTCAGTGGAACTCCCAACAGGATGCGATGGGCTTCTTCGGCTCCGAGGAGTTCCGCGACACCGTCGAGTGGGGCCGTGATGTACTGGCCGACCGGCCGCGACACGTCTTCTTGGCCTGATCGTCACTCCGACTACCGATTTCGGACCGTCATTTCTTCGTCGACCGGTTCGTGATTCGCTATTTCAGCTGCCCGCTCTTCGGTTTCCAACAACCGTTCGAGCCGCCGCTCGAACGTTTCCTCGTCAATCTCACCGGTTGCGTACCGACGCTTGAGCAGGTCGAACGGCGTTTCGGCGTCGGCTCGTTCCTCGCTGGCCTCGGTCGACGCGTCCCCGGAGCCGGGTCGACCGTACCGCTCATACAGGAGGTAGCAGGCCAGCACGATCATCGGTCCCATCGTGACCAACGTCGCCATCGAAACCCATAGCGGAACCGTCGGTATGATGAACGTCGGCATGACCAAAAACAGCGTCACCGCAGTTCCCGTCCAGAACGGTGAGTGGAGGAGCCGTCGACCGTCAGCTTTGATCCGTGACGCAATCGACATGTTAGATCTGTCGTGAGACAGTCACTTACAGATTGTGTCTCTCCCGCCATTGGCCACAGATTCAGTTGACCTGTTGTTCGCGGACAGCTTTTATGCCTCGGAGTGAAAGTGGTTACAGACGATCTACCACCGCTGCTGTCCTGCGGTTTCAAGCGGAACCAGAGGGGAAGCCGTCGACGTGAACTACCGATCCAACAGGTAGCCCGCGACGCCGAGGAGACCGAAAACGAACGTAAGCGGAATCCAGATTCCGGCCTCGCGGTCGGTCAGTCGACTGTGGATGACCACGCCCACCGCGAGGATCGCGTGGGTCACGGTCGTCAGTTTCAGGACCGCCGTCAGTCGTCGCCGCACTGCCAGTCGACCCATCGTTAGTCGCCGGCTACTTTTCGGGCGAGCCCAGCGTCTCGGAGATCCTCCCCGTCGACCGAGGACCGAAGGCTGTCCATCCCATCGAAGCGGTCGATGTCGAAGTTCGTCTCGTAGAGGTCGTCGACGCGGTCGACTTCCCCATCCGTGAGCGGAACCTCCGAGGCACCGGCCCACTCGGTGATGTCGGCTTTCGTCCGGAACGTCGGGGTCACCGTCGCCACGTCCTCGTGGCTCAGCAGGTAGGCGATGGCGGCCTGACCCATCGTTCGTTCTGGAACGCCATCCTTGCTGCCCTCAAGGAACCGAAGCGTTTCGAGCTTCTCCCAGCCCGTCTCGTACCACTCGTCGGGTCGGAAGCCGCGATGGTCGCCCTCGCCGAGTTCGGTTTCGGGGGTGACCTGCTCGTTGAGCAGTCCCGAGGAGTGGGGGACTCGCGGGATCAGACTCGTCGACGACCCTGTCTTTTCGATGGTCTCCAGGAAATGGTTGCCGACCTCCTGTTCGAAGACGTTCCAGACCAACTGGAGACAGTCGAATTCCTCGGCAATCGCCATATCGCCCTCGGCGAGCCAGCCAATCGAGGGACCGAGCGCCCAGCCGGTTGCCTCGATTGTGCCCTCTGCTTTGAGTTCGTCAAACACTTCGAGGATATCTTCGTCGACCTCCTCAACGTTGGCGTTGTGGAGTTGGAGCACGTCGACTGAGTCGACGCCGAGTCGGTCGAGGCTCTTTTCGGTGGCCTCGCGGACGTACTCAGGAGTGATCTCCTTGGGAAGCTCACCGTGGCCAGCCTGTGGATTGTTGTAGAAATCGTAGCCGACCTTGGTGGCGAGCGTGACCTCGTCGCGGCGGTCGACGAGTGCCTCGCCAAGGACTTGTTCGGAGTTGCCGTGGCCGTAGACATCGCCCGTATCGAAGTAGGTGATCCCCTCATCGATAGCGTGGTGGATCATCTCGATAGCCTCGTCTTTCGACCGGTCGCCCCACCAGTCGGTGCCGACGACCCATGCACCGAAGCCGACCTCGCTGACCTCAACACCGGACTCGCCGAGTTCTCGCTGTTGCATACTCCTCCGTAGGAAGCCGGGCCACTTAGCGAAACTGGTTCGTTTTCACTCAGTGGGAACGGTTAGTCGTCGTTGCCCCGCCACTCGTCGGGGTCTCGGCTCCCGTGGCCAGATTCGAGATTTCGGGCTTCGGTCAACAGTTCGCCGTGGTTTCTGACGATATCCGACATCGTCAGCATGCCGACGAGATCGAACCCAGAGACTACCGGGAGCTTTTTGACTCCCTGTTTTTCCATACGACCGATTGCCGTCTGGATGGTTTTGCTCGGCTCGATTGTGACCAGCGGTCGACTCATCACTTTCCAAACGGGCACGTTCTCGAAGGGTCGGTTAGTGCCGTAACCGACACGCAGCGCGTCCATCTCGGTGATGATTCCGGCGGGCGTCCCGTCGTTCATCACGATGACACTGCCGACACCGTTGTGGAGCATCTGCCCGGCAGCCCCCTTCATCGTTGCTCCCGATGGAACTGTCACAATATCAGCACTCATCAGTTCCTTGACGCGCATTCGAACAACTCCGCACTCAAACTATATTGATTTTTCGGGGACAATAGGCGCGATGGCTGGACAGACCGAATGCACAACCGAATTCCTTTACATACTCGCCGCCAACGAGAGGCAATGACGAAGCGACACGTGTCACTGCCTGCGGATGCCGCCGTGGGGGTCCGAGGATTCATCGACGAGGTGGATGAACGCCTGTCCTCGGATGAAGAAACCTGCAAGGTCGTCGAAGACGTTCTCGTCGACCTGTTTGGCGACCGAGAGGCCTACGAAGCCTGGCAGGCCGGAGAGTCTGTCTCGCCGGCGACACGCGTCCGACTGCAGGGGTACGATCCCTGTAACACGACTGTCGAGGCGGAGTACTACGCCGAAAAAGACGAACAGAAGTTCGAACGCTCGAAGCATCTCCAGTGGCTCTGGCGACAGTTCGACGCGACACCGATGGCCGACAACGTCGAGTTCGCCCTCCAGTTCCGCCGCATGCTCGCCGACCACCTCTTCGAGGAGTGTGGCGACAACTGCCGATTCTTCAAGGGTATCAGTTTCACCTACGGCCACAACATCACCGTTGGCGACAACACGGTCGTCCACGACGACGTCCATCTCGACGACCGCGGCAAACTCACTATTGGCGATCAGGTTTCGATCTCCGATGGGGTTCATATCTACAGCCACGACCACGACATCGTCGACCAGACCTCCGTGCGAAACTACCACACGATCATCGAGGACGATGCCCGCGTCACCTACGACTCGATGGTTCGGGCCGGCTGTCGGATCGGCGCAAACTCTATCGTCGGCGCGCGTGCGGTGGTCCAAGGCGACGTGCCGGCTCACCACATTGTCGTCGGGATGCCAGCCAAGAGCGTCAAAATCAAACCCGGCTGGGAATCGGTTGCCGACCCCATCGATGACGGTCGACTCGACACCAACCAGACCGACCGCGAAATCGAATACGAGATCGACAACGAGATTGAAATCTTCGACGAGTTCCAGCGGACGCTGTCGCCGCCGGATGCCAAGCAACCTCCGGAACACCCCGACGCTGCTGACCTGCCGGACGCAGGGCAGCCTGACGCCCAGTAGTCGACCGTGTGGCCCGAAGCATCGCGATCAACGTCGCCGCCAACACCAACCTCCCGGGGTTTCGCGGCCCGATCTATCCCGACGGCAGGTTCGTTTATATACCGATTCCGGAACGCGAGCCGACAACGACTGCGGTGCCGACGTACGCCGACCTGCTTGATCGACTCGATCCACTTCCGTTTGTGGTCGACGATGAGATCCGACAGCTTCCGGTTCATCTCGATCCCGAGTTCGCGGGCTATCCCACCTGTTCGCAGTACACCTATGGTGATGAACACGGCGTCAAAGCCGGACCGCTGTCCGAACTCCAGCCCGGTGATTCGCTCTACTTCTATGCCACGCTGAGCTACCACGAGCCACCCGACTCGCTAAACACTGGCCCGGCAGTCGACTGGGTCGCCCCCGACTGGGGTGCATACATAATTGGCGAGTTCCGGGTCGACCGCGTGTTCGATGCCGAGGCCTGCGCGAGCCTCTCGGAGACCGACCGTGAACGCCTCGCCAGCAACGCCCACTGCAAGCGCGACCCCTTTGACGCGAAGGTGCTCGTGGTCGGTGATTCGGACTCACAGCTCTTTGACCGGGCCGTCCCGCTCAGTTCGGTCGACAGTGGGTCGACGGCCAACCGACTCGTCACCCAGCTCTCGAACGATTCGGGCAAGGGACCGTGGTGGCGTCGACGGCTCTGGTTCGACGAGGCGGCGACCGAACAGCTCAGAGAGATCGTGGATAGTAAACAGCCATATAACTGACCAAAGAGTCTCTGCGGTTCGTGCTGAATGGTCGGTATGCATAGTAGTCAGTGGCTACCGTCGACGGTGACACCAGCAGTTTGGGGAGGCCCATCCCATGACGAGTGACGAACTGCTCTCCCGTCCGGTTGTCCCGATTTCGGGACCCGAGGATGCCGAGGCGACCTACAACGCCTTGGTGGCCCACACCGATCCAGCGGACTGCCGACCGCTCGTGTTGCATGTGATCGTCGACACCGAGGGTAGCGACAGCATCAACGCCCAATACCAGCACGCCAACGACGCCTGCGAGCAGTTCAAATCACGGGCCGCTGCTGATGGGATGATAGTCGGGACCGAAATCAGGTACGGAAAACCGGTCTCCGAGACGATTATCGACGTCGCCGAGGAGTACAATGGGTCCTCAATTGTCTTTTGTTCCCGCGACGATGGTGCGTGGTTCGATCTGCTTTTAGGTGGCGTTCGGACCGCACTCATCACCAAAAGCAAGCGGCCAGTTGTGATGCTCCCGGTCGACGAGGACTACTGATCGACGTTCTGTCCCAGTCACTCGGAGTCGCTGATCGGTGGCTCGGTCATGCTCCCCTCGGTTTTGAGGCGAAGATACAGATAGGCGAAAAAGACGATTGGCGGGAGGATTAGGACGCCAACCGCCCATATCGCAGCGACGATGATTGATTTTCCACGGCGGAGAGCATCACGGAACAGCCACACTGCGACGGCAATCGTCACGAGGTAGATCACGGCTAAAATCGGCTGGTCAAGGAAGACTGAGACAACCAGTGGTGCAGTGGTTGTGAGTGGTGACATAGCTACTCCTTTTCCGAGAGACGAAAGAAGCCAGCGGTTTAGCCTTTAGTAGTCGGTGGCTATTCCCACGGCTGAGATGCTTCAGTAATCTCTCCAGCGAGCGAGCGACCCATCGCCTCGCCCGGCGCGCTGAGATTCGCCAGTGCCCACATGAGTTTGACTTTCGCCGTGCCGGGGAGCGTATCACCGGCTTCGATAACACCCGCATCGATGAGGTCACGACCGGTGTCGTACACTCGATCACAGACGCGGCCTTCGAGACACTGGCTGGTCATGGCAACAACGGTTCCGTTGTCGACCAACTCCTCGATCCGTGGAATCAGGTCCGTATGCACGTGGCCGAGGCCGGTGCCCTCGATGATGACGCCCGCCTTGTCATCAAGGTAGTCCCACGCCGCGGGGTCCATACCGGGGGTGAACTTGACGAGTTCGACCGAAGAGTCGAGGTCGTCGTCGAGTGCGAGGTCGACTGCGCCGCGTTCGGTGTACTCCCGACGGAACTCGAAGGCATCGGCGGCGACGTCGCCGTCCGCGCCATCGTCTTGGGCGGCTGCGTACTCGATTTGGGCCAGTGGCTTGTTGCCGATGGTTTCGAACGCATCCCGGCGAGAGGTGTGATTCTTCCGGACGCGGGTGCCGCGGTGGAGCGCACAG
This sequence is a window from Halohasta litchfieldiae. Protein-coding genes within it:
- a CDS encoding helix-turn-helix domain-containing protein produces the protein MNYLDLRLRFAPEVRHPIHQFIDASDAVDRDVLVHGNTLGDEDTFLFYVVGDRNPYAAALAAAESVIDFEITEIDDRSFYTFLKQQRPDVDEAMFAAFQRTGVIVVPPIQFLPDGVATLTVVGEAEALQSTLQSLPAAVDVTVERVGDYDWRQSLFDPGLTDRQREAVRAAVDADYYAVPREGSIEAVADTLDCSTSTAAEHLRKAEAAVMAAFCRLRDYE
- a CDS encoding NUDIX domain-containing protein; the encoded protein is MTEIVIAFIRNRGEVLLTRRGGDVDIAPGHWDGISARIDEGTSAVDAARRLVLSATGLSSVTLAYAGESFTAREAGRERTIHPVLFDSPGRDIGAVEGVETVEWVSPTAMLERETVAGLWEAYEQVAPSPTTIGADTIHGAATLSIRALEVVRDRAAVASDWRELVETALELQDARPSMAVLENRLNRVMTTAEQSTSAVHDRAIEEIGAALDADATAAETAANRIEGPIATLSWSGTVEDALTELGAPVTVAESRPNREGIEIAESLARKGLDVTVTTDAALPAVLSDREFEAVLVGADTILPNGDIVNKVGTRALALAAERADLPVYVVAARDKVATDDTFHPEQGPETAVYDGGEAITVRNPVFDLTPGDLVTGVLTEDGLLDQRGISVVAAQHRSNADWVDDL
- a CDS encoding coenzyme F420-0:L-glutamate ligase, with translation MELFAVADIPEVTPGDDLASLIRERVDLRPDDVVCVASTVVSKAEGRIADLDDYPAGPRAREIADHLSDLEDREKDPRFAQAVLEESVEIIMESPFLLTETRFGHVGVNAGIDRSNVPDGDLLLLPKRPSESAARIQTELPADQVIVTDTCGRPFRYGQRGVAIGWDGMPASRDWRGQVDRDGREMGVTVQNVIDELAAAANLVAGEGNGGTPVVVVRGFEFGDLPGSQNHFRDLDGDYVRQALRGWSHSPTEGEA
- a CDS encoding 5,10-methylenetetrahydromethanopterin reductase, with protein sequence MFGIELTPEHPIERLTDLGVRAEDAGYDTLFSSCHYNNRDAFAALHHIGAATDELRVGPGVANPFEIHPVTLASKVATIDEATEGRAVFGIGPGDPSTLSNLGYADDRGLRPVLEAFKTAQKLWAGERVNNDGTFEATDAGLNYEPPSGSDIPVYVGGEGPHMCRMAAKHAGGLLFNGSHEADLAWARDQVEKGLADRPDSRGEFDLAAYASVSVDEDRKAAREAARPPVAFITAGAAPPVLDRHNVDKQTANEIGDNISAGEFSEAFELVTPGMIDAFCMAGTVDAVSDRMAAVLDHADSIVVGSPLGPDLENAIDLAAEAYDRVD
- a CDS encoding site-2 protease family protein, whose protein sequence is MSTLLWILTGILAYSVIAVLLDRRGVLPDSFKVSGPLMTIHTGRGRAFLNWLSTPKRAWRALANIGVGIALVTMVGTFFMLIVQSVSILQSPPAETVLQNPRNALVIPGVNEFLPLSVAPEIIIGLLVGLVVHEGGHGLLCRVENIDIDSMGVVLFALLPIGAFVEPDEKSAGEANRGARTRMFAAGVLNNLLITALVFALLFGPVGSAIAVAPGAGVGGVFPNSAAEFADIEQGDRIVAVDGVTVDSNADLSTVLDETTAETLSVELADGRTVTVERSAFVTGLSEDSPFAGETGLSVNDTITAVNETPVSTERGIKAAAANESVVTLTYSNSTSGEERTTTGPLGVLTQVSDGGPLDSDGAPTGERIVITSIDGERILDFEDVTAVLDDREPGETVSVVAYVDGERDQYSAELASEPDGWVESTVEFFTGESDDDDRAIVGILGGASLSGVGVDGFGIQSYPADQFLAVLSGDIGDGLAISLLFLLILPFASIVDPAFGFNFAGFVDANAAFYEVVGPLSVLGEGGVFLLANILFWTGWINVNLALFNCIPAFPLDGGRILRTSTESIVSRLPIDSKPAFTRAITTSVGLIMLVSLVLMIFGPRLLN
- a CDS encoding heme-binding protein translates to MPEAPQTEEGWYVLHDFRTIDWDAWRETPDAERQRAISEGVDYFERHEAVDEEASAVFSILGHKADLLILHLRPTLDAVSRAERQFETTALAGVTDQSTSYVSVTEVSGYVSDDYFTEGGEVDTGLKRYIEGKLEPEIPDDEYVSFYPMSKRRGEEYNWYDLSFDDRAELMSGHGETGKGYAGKIKQVISSSVGFDDHEWGVTLFAAEPTDIKDIVYEMRFDEATSKYGEFGSFYIGRRFPPSDLGAYLAGETVPTGEADQSGGHPHGETAGHGEGHAHGDSHDHDEDHAHGHDEDHAHSHDEDHAHSHDESTADSEDPADEESIRGELADLDIYAGKPHGEDVYATVLYSKADRTELFEEVDGLRKNFDHYDTHVKTAVYGAKDDSRNAVVSIWETASAADTAAGFLSELPDIVERAGEESGFGTMGMFYTVKPDSREDFVDKFDTVGEVLAETEGHIETDLMVNHEDENDMFIASQWNSQQDAMGFFGSEEFRDTVEWGRDVLADRPRHVFLA